A single genomic interval of Thermoanaerobaculia bacterium harbors:
- a CDS encoding LON peptidase substrate-binding domain-containing protein: MTDQLMIPVLPLRDAVLFPGIALPIGAGRPSTLRAIEAALRAPEPLVLAVAQRQNVDDVSPDGLYSVGTIARLGQVQRSLSGMQLVLHGERRGVALRYQERDGYYVATTITAADQNPTDPGNAAFVALFREARERAIELAKRAGLPEELVQQVISIAAEPSRFADLVSAYVELPTADRQKLLELLSVEERLRQVLLQVQRQLTVLDTQEEIKTKVREELGDRQREMVLREQMKAIQKELGDSDESNDLDELVERLGKLDLA; encoded by the coding sequence ATGACCGACCAGCTGATGATTCCTGTCCTGCCCCTGCGCGACGCCGTGCTCTTTCCCGGAATTGCCCTGCCGATCGGCGCCGGCCGCCCCAGCACCCTGCGAGCGATCGAGGCCGCCCTGCGCGCCCCGGAGCCACTGGTTCTCGCGGTCGCGCAGCGCCAGAACGTCGACGACGTGAGCCCCGACGGGCTCTACAGCGTCGGTACCATCGCCCGCCTCGGGCAGGTGCAGCGCAGCCTCTCCGGCATGCAGCTCGTGCTGCACGGCGAACGGCGCGGCGTGGCGCTGCGGTACCAGGAGCGCGACGGCTACTACGTCGCGACGACGATCACCGCCGCCGACCAGAACCCGACCGACCCAGGGAACGCCGCCTTCGTCGCCCTCTTCCGCGAAGCCCGCGAGCGCGCGATCGAGCTCGCCAAGCGAGCCGGACTCCCCGAAGAGCTCGTCCAGCAGGTGATCTCCATCGCCGCCGAACCGTCGCGCTTCGCCGACCTGGTTTCCGCCTACGTCGAACTGCCGACCGCCGACCGCCAGAAGCTCCTCGAGCTCCTGTCCGTCGAGGAGCGCCTGCGCCAGGTCCTGCTCCAGGTGCAACGCCAGCTCACCGTCCTCGACACCCAGGAGGAGATCAAAACCAAGGTGCGTGAGGAGCTGGGCGACCGGCAGCGCGAAATGGTGCTGCGCGAGCAGATGAAGGCGATCCAGAAGGAGCTCGGCGACAGCGACGAGAGCAACGACCTCGACGAGCTCGTCGAGCGTCTCGGGAAGCTCGACCTCGC